A genomic window from Hymenobacter tibetensis includes:
- a CDS encoding Fic family protein — MSWREIERLTTLVQQLPTADQLSRQQLNHVMVSAHSTMIEGSRVTVQSAFDFLVGDEPKIDQSLPWDGYDMLADHAQALDQALQWADERRLPSTELLQDLAGAVMRTTGLRTNSILGITDAARGDFRVDKVSIMGASSFPNAQKVPILVAQLTQQLRQRMGTAVTLEDQLHIAFDAHQQLVSIHPFNDGNGRTSRLLMNYIQHYFGQPLTVVFREDKATYFSALEKSRREDDLSIFRDFMQVQHIKSLEHHLLKL; from the coding sequence ATGAGTTGGCGTGAGATTGAGCGCTTGACAACCTTAGTGCAGCAACTACCGACAGCTGATCAGCTGTCTCGTCAGCAACTAAACCATGTGATGGTGTCGGCGCACTCGACGATGATCGAAGGCTCCCGGGTAACAGTGCAGTCTGCCTTTGATTTCTTAGTAGGTGACGAACCCAAAATTGATCAGAGTTTGCCCTGGGACGGATACGATATGCTGGCTGATCATGCCCAGGCCTTGGATCAGGCGTTGCAGTGGGCAGACGAGCGACGGCTTCCCTCAACGGAATTACTGCAAGATTTAGCTGGCGCTGTGATGCGCACAACTGGGCTACGCACCAACAGTATTCTGGGCATTACTGATGCTGCGCGCGGAGATTTCCGCGTCGACAAAGTATCTATCATGGGAGCTAGTTCTTTTCCGAACGCGCAGAAGGTGCCTATTCTAGTTGCCCAGCTTACTCAACAGCTACGGCAGCGAATGGGAACTGCCGTAACTTTAGAAGATCAATTGCACATCGCTTTTGACGCACACCAACAGTTAGTAAGCATTCATCCCTTCAACGACGGTAATGGCCGTACCTCCCGATTGTTGATGAACTACATCCAGCACTACTTCGGGCAACCCTTGACTGTAGTGTTTCGGGAAGATAAAGCTACTTACTTCTCTGCCTTGGAGAAAAGCAGGCGAGAAGATGATCTAAGTATATTCCGCGACTTCATGCAAGTGCAGCACATTAAGTCGCTGGAACACCATTTATTGAAGCTGTAA
- a CDS encoding replication initiation protein yields MDPTESLEVRQHNAITTARYDYTACQLDLLFFLLSKLRREDLPNQEYQIHMSEVVAMTGREWHYKQLREATESMGSRMFEVENDQSYVQLWMFQKVEYVKGQGYLRIRLSEDIRPYLFELKNNFTSYQLFSALKISSKYAKRIYQLASQWKDIGETKTYDLDDFKLMLKLKDPSGKEPEQFQRISDLKAKVLDIAVRQINENTELKISYTLLKQGRSFHAVRFYVTKQQPKQLPIPFDESPEDAKILMARRHLESLGIKDPRLVSQITTDEQLINELFKFMYRLKTDKIKADKNPAGLLLTVLGLKTPAKTS; encoded by the coding sequence ATGGATCCAACTGAATCGCTGGAAGTCAGGCAACATAATGCCATCACCACGGCCCGCTATGACTATACTGCGTGTCAACTGGATTTGCTGTTCTTTCTGCTTTCCAAGCTCCGACGGGAGGATTTGCCGAATCAGGAATATCAGATTCACATGAGTGAAGTGGTGGCCATGACAGGACGTGAATGGCACTATAAGCAACTCAGGGAAGCTACCGAGTCTATGGGCTCGCGTATGTTCGAGGTGGAGAACGATCAGTCGTACGTGCAACTGTGGATGTTCCAGAAGGTGGAGTACGTCAAGGGCCAAGGCTACTTACGCATTCGCCTTTCTGAAGATATTCGGCCTTACCTGTTTGAACTCAAGAATAATTTTACTTCCTATCAGCTCTTTTCGGCACTAAAGATCTCCAGCAAATACGCCAAGCGCATCTACCAACTAGCCAGCCAGTGGAAGGATATTGGCGAAACTAAAACGTATGACCTAGATGACTTCAAGCTCATGCTTAAGCTCAAGGATCCTAGCGGGAAAGAGCCAGAGCAGTTCCAGCGCATTTCAGACCTTAAAGCCAAGGTGCTCGACATCGCAGTGCGGCAGATCAATGAGAATACCGAACTCAAGATCAGCTATACACTCCTAAAGCAAGGTCGCTCGTTTCATGCGGTGCGCTTCTACGTCACCAAGCAGCAGCCTAAGCAACTACCAATCCCTTTCGATGAGTCACCGGAAGATGCCAAGATCCTGATGGCTCGCCGGCATCTGGAGTCACTGGGTATAAAAGACCCAAGATTGGTTAGCCAAATCACAACGGATGAACAACTCATCAATGAGTTGTTTAAGTTCATGTACCGGCTCAAGACAGATAAGATCAAAGCCGATAAGAATCCAGCTGGACTACTGCTCACAGTACTCGGCCTTAAAACACCAGCAAAGACTAGCTAA
- a CDS encoding helix-turn-helix domain-containing protein produces MSSEVIHAFGQVLREARQHKGWSQQTLAYESEVDRAFISLLESGRKQPSLTTIWALATALGTPVSVLLQQVEGKLATPSQA; encoded by the coding sequence ATGAGCAGCGAAGTGATCCACGCGTTTGGGCAAGTGCTGCGGGAAGCACGTCAGCACAAGGGCTGGTCACAGCAAACCTTAGCTTATGAAAGTGAGGTGGATCGTGCCTTTATTTCGCTGCTCGAATCAGGGCGCAAGCAGCCTTCGTTGACCACGATTTGGGCCTTAGCCACCGCGCTGGGCACCCCTGTCTCTGTGCTGCTTCAGCAAGTGGAAGGTAAGTTGGCTACGCCTAGCCAAGCCTAA
- a CDS encoding class I SAM-dependent methyltransferase, protein MSPFSDSLAVSRYAEGPSRLVPGFADMHRMTLLLLAERTPAIGRVLVLGAGGGLELKAFAESQPSWQFDGIDPSAEMLRLAQATLGTLMSQVRLHEGYIDTAPAGPFDAATCLLTFHFLSLEERRRTLHQILQRLKPGAPLIVAHHSFPQGDEERMQWLSRYANFAVSSGVERTQAEKAIAAINAQLPVLSPQQDEALLREAGFCDVSLFYAGFTFRGWVGYKAEINGSSEI, encoded by the coding sequence ATGTCTCCTTTTTCAGACTCTTTAGCAGTATCGCGCTACGCTGAAGGACCATCTCGCCTCGTGCCAGGCTTCGCTGATATGCACCGGATGACCTTGCTGCTTCTAGCTGAGCGTACTCCTGCTATCGGGCGAGTGTTAGTACTTGGAGCAGGCGGTGGTTTAGAGTTAAAGGCCTTCGCTGAGAGCCAACCGAGCTGGCAATTCGATGGGATAGACCCTTCGGCAGAAATGTTGCGGCTCGCTCAGGCCACGCTCGGAACGCTTATGTCTCAAGTACGCTTACACGAAGGCTACATTGACACGGCCCCAGCAGGACCGTTCGATGCGGCAACTTGCCTACTCACCTTTCACTTTCTGTCCTTAGAAGAACGGCGTCGCACTCTGCATCAGATCTTGCAGCGTCTTAAACCTGGTGCCCCATTAATTGTTGCCCATCACAGCTTCCCCCAGGGCGATGAAGAACGTATGCAGTGGCTTTCGCGCTATGCTAACTTTGCAGTTTCTTCAGGTGTCGAACGAACCCAGGCAGAGAAAGCAATTGCCGCCATCAACGCCCAGTTGCCGGTACTTTCTCCCCAACAAGATGAAGCTTTACTAAGGGAAGCTGGCTTCTGTGACGTGAGTTTGTTTTATGCTGGCTTCACCTTCCGCGGGTGGGTTGGTTACAAAGCAGAAATTAACGGTAGTTCAGAAATTTAG
- a CDS encoding response regulator: protein MAAASPTILLVDDDEPTRRILRRWLTHLGVRAHVVEAPDGQQALALVEAHCHSPEHSLGLLVILDLNMPIMDGLEFLEHHVQLPPGCRAGTAVIVLSGGMPDAVYHVRVRALATDIQLKPLDIHGLAALVRQHLPTALPS from the coding sequence ATGGCCGCTGCTTCCCCTACCATTTTGCTGGTCGACGATGACGAGCCGACCCGTCGCATCTTACGGCGCTGGCTGACGCATCTAGGCGTGCGGGCCCACGTAGTGGAAGCGCCGGACGGCCAGCAAGCGCTGGCGTTGGTGGAAGCGCACTGTCACTCCCCCGAGCACTCCCTGGGCCTGTTGGTGATCCTAGATTTAAACATGCCCATCATGGATGGGCTCGAGTTCTTAGAGCACCACGTGCAGCTCCCACCGGGGTGCCGAGCAGGTACCGCCGTCATTGTCTTATCGGGGGGCATGCCCGACGCCGTCTATCACGTGCGGGTCCGTGCCCTGGCGACTGACATCCAGCTCAAACCCTTAGACATTCACGGATTGGCCGCGTTAGTGCGGCAGCATCTGCCGACCGCTTTACCGAGCTAG
- a CDS encoding circadian clock KaiB family protein codes for MLPSPPQPPLFSVDAAGSEQPELPEYELQLYVAGTAGRSATARRHLEAICHQYLRGRYTLTIVDLHHHPERAEEDAILGLPCLVKKRPGLVRRLVGDFSDVERVLKVLGVQ; via the coding sequence ATGCTGCCTTCCCCTCCCCAGCCCCCGCTCTTTTCGGTAGATGCCGCTGGATCGGAACAGCCCGAACTACCCGAGTATGAGTTGCAGCTATATGTAGCCGGTACTGCTGGCCGGTCGGCCACCGCCCGGCGCCACCTCGAAGCTATCTGTCACCAGTATCTGCGGGGCCGCTACACCTTGACAATCGTGGATCTGCACCACCACCCGGAACGGGCGGAGGAAGACGCTATTTTAGGCTTGCCTTGCTTGGTAAAGAAACGGCCCGGCTTGGTTCGCCGCCTGGTAGGTGACTTCTCCGATGTCGAGCGGGTGCTCAAGGTGCTAGGGGTACAGTAG